From Deinococcus aestuarii, one genomic window encodes:
- a CDS encoding branched-chain amino acid ABC transporter permease: MNTQLLLIQVFNGLVNGAFYALLSLGLAVIFGMLRIVNFMHGALYMLGAFTAFALGQAFGLGFWPSLILAPLIVGLIGVVLEWSLLSRLYGLEPSYNLLLTFGLTLLTQDLVKQVMLSQYAVSSAPYTPPAALSGVVNLGFVVFPKYRLFVIGLALVVCLVTWLVIEKTRVGAIIRASTENPNVTRAFGIDVGKWVTGVFGVGVGLAGLAGVLAAPIYSVEPYMGAELIITTFAVVVIGGMGSILGSVVTGFAVGVLAAVGAALYPPIANTLVFILMALVLLVRPSGLFGLPEGAR; the protein is encoded by the coding sequence ATGAACACACAATTGCTGCTCATCCAGGTGTTCAACGGCCTGGTCAACGGTGCGTTTTACGCGCTGCTCTCCCTCGGCCTCGCCGTCATCTTCGGGATGCTGCGGATCGTCAACTTCATGCACGGGGCGCTGTACATGCTGGGCGCCTTCACCGCCTTCGCGCTGGGGCAGGCGTTCGGGCTGGGCTTCTGGCCGTCGCTGATCCTCGCGCCGCTCATCGTGGGGCTGATCGGCGTGGTGCTGGAGTGGTCCTTGCTCTCGCGGCTGTACGGGCTGGAGCCGAGCTACAACCTGCTGCTGACCTTCGGGCTGACGCTGCTCACGCAAGACCTCGTGAAACAGGTCATGCTCTCGCAGTACGCGGTGTCGAGCGCGCCCTACACGCCGCCCGCCGCGCTTTCCGGGGTGGTCAACCTCGGCTTCGTCGTCTTTCCCAAGTACCGCCTCTTCGTGATCGGCCTCGCGCTGGTGGTCTGCCTCGTCACCTGGCTCGTGATCGAGAAGACGCGGGTGGGCGCGATCATCCGCGCGAGCACCGAGAACCCGAACGTCACCCGCGCCTTCGGCATCGACGTGGGCAAGTGGGTGACGGGCGTCTTCGGGGTCGGCGTGGGGCTGGCGGGCCTCGCCGGAGTCCTCGCCGCGCCGATCTATTCCGTTGAGCCGTACATGGGCGCCGAACTGATCATCACGACCTTCGCGGTGGTGGTGATCGGCGGGATGGGGAGCATCCTGGGAAGCGTGGTGACGGGCTTCGCGGTCGGCGTGCTCGCCGCCGTCGGCGCGGCGCTGTATCCCCCCATCGCCAACACGCTCGTCTTCATCCTGATGGCGCTTGTGCTGCTCGTGCGGCCCAGCGGGCTCTTCGGATTGCCGGAGGGGGCGCGATGA
- a CDS encoding branched-chain amino acid ABC transporter permease, which yields MTVLPRTAARTSRERNVRAAWLIGLGIILLVLPRLIYPVLALDILAWGLFAVAFDLLFGFSGLLSFGHAAFWGTSAYVTAFLLSHGQSVPVAMLGGTGAALLVAVPVAFLSVRSVGIYFSMITLAFAQMLSFLALQWTDVTGGENGLQGFARPGFLGLDFSDSVTRYYFALAVFAVGFYVAYRTVRSPFGQALQAVRDNEQRAQSIGYNPTRFKFTAFLISAGLAGLAGSLFTFGHGVVSLEVVNWRTSGEVVMMTLLGGTTTLFGPVIGAGLVLLLRDVLTTANLPVGIVTGLVFVLVVLFFRRGVVGTIQGWRRK from the coding sequence ATGACGGTCCTCCCCCGCACCGCCGCCCGGACGAGTCGGGAGCGCAACGTCCGCGCGGCGTGGCTGATCGGGCTCGGCATCATCCTCTTGGTCCTGCCCCGGTTGATCTATCCGGTGCTGGCGCTCGACATCCTGGCGTGGGGTCTGTTCGCCGTCGCCTTCGACCTGCTGTTCGGCTTCTCGGGCCTGCTGAGCTTCGGGCACGCGGCCTTCTGGGGCACGAGCGCGTACGTGACGGCCTTCCTGCTCTCGCACGGGCAGAGCGTCCCCGTCGCCATGCTGGGGGGGACGGGGGCCGCGCTCCTCGTCGCCGTGCCCGTCGCCTTTCTCAGCGTGCGCTCGGTGGGCATCTACTTCTCGATGATCACGCTCGCCTTCGCGCAGATGCTCTCCTTCCTCGCGCTGCAATGGACGGACGTGACGGGCGGCGAGAACGGCCTCCAGGGCTTCGCGCGCCCGGGCTTCCTGGGGCTGGACTTCAGCGACTCGGTGACCCGCTACTACTTCGCGCTGGCGGTGTTCGCCGTGGGCTTTTACGTCGCCTACCGCACGGTCCGCAGCCCCTTCGGGCAGGCCCTCCAGGCGGTGCGGGACAACGAGCAGCGGGCGCAGAGCATCGGCTACAACCCCACCCGCTTCAAGTTCACGGCGTTCCTGATCAGCGCGGGGCTCGCCGGGCTGGCCGGGAGCCTCTTCACCTTCGGCCACGGGGTCGTCAGCCTGGAGGTCGTCAACTGGCGCACCTCGGGCGAGGTCGTCATGATGACCCTGCTCGGCGGCACGACCACCCTCTTCGGCCCGGTGATCGGCGCGGGCCTGGTGCTGCTGCTGCGTGACGTGCTGACGACGGCGAACCTGCCGGTGGGGATCGTGACGGGCTTGGTCTTCGTCCTCGTCGTGCTGTTCTTCCGGCGCGGGGTGGTGGGGACGATTCAGGGCTGGCGCCGGAAGTAA
- the nrdR gene encoding transcriptional regulator NrdR: MRCPYCSAPDSKVVNSRPSDDGASIRRRRECLRCARRFTTYERAQLEPLMVVKRGGQREAFNPDKLLRGLTLATEKRPVPAELLRAFAYGFEDEVQVPEIPSGEIGKRAMSFLRPLDDVAYIRFASVYRDFDSLERFIEEIRGLKDREGEG; encoded by the coding sequence GTGAGGTGCCCCTACTGCTCGGCACCCGACTCCAAGGTCGTCAATTCGCGCCCCAGCGACGACGGGGCGAGCATCCGCCGCCGCCGCGAGTGCCTGCGCTGCGCCCGGAGATTCACCACCTACGAGCGGGCCCAGCTCGAACCGCTGATGGTCGTCAAGCGCGGCGGCCAGCGGGAAGCCTTCAACCCCGACAAGCTGCTGCGCGGCCTGACCCTCGCCACCGAGAAGCGCCCGGTGCCCGCCGAACTGCTGCGCGCCTTCGCCTACGGCTTCGAGGACGAGGTGCAGGTGCCAGAGATTCCGAGCGGCGAGATCGGCAAGCGCGCGATGAGCTTCCTGCGCCCGCTCGACGACGTGGCCTATATCCGCTTCGCCAGCGTGTACCGCGACTTCGACAGCCTGGAGCGGTTCATCGAGGAGATTCGGGGGCTCAAGGACCGGGAGGGGGAGGGGTAG
- a CDS encoding SDR family NAD(P)-dependent oxidoreductase, with translation MTAPPLAPGAGSVLDGQVIAVTSADQGYGRSISAALARAGASVVLVGGNSETLAAAASTLELAGGTAVPIKADVGVPLDWLSAQTRILEIFGALHGIVHLADKRAHTNFTLLSEAEWMELFNCNVKSSVGIAQIVRRRLGGTWLTIVGPHLDERGLQVHPQRGAIRGLVEHAQDEELRINLVLPGRASTGEEALDRPLADAVLALATPALLHLRGTVLEVPLPPAPRVRPPDPALLL, from the coding sequence ATGACTGCTCCCCCTCTTGCCCCCGGTGCCGGGTCCGTGCTGGACGGCCAGGTGATTGCCGTGACGAGCGCCGACCAGGGTTACGGCCGGTCGATCAGCGCGGCGCTGGCGCGGGCGGGTGCCAGCGTAGTGCTCGTCGGGGGCAACAGCGAGACGCTCGCGGCGGCGGCGAGCACCCTGGAACTCGCGGGCGGGACCGCCGTGCCCATCAAGGCGGACGTGGGCGTGCCCCTCGACTGGCTGAGCGCGCAGACCCGCATCCTGGAGATTTTCGGGGCGCTGCACGGCATCGTGCACCTCGCCGACAAGCGGGCGCACACCAATTTCACGCTGCTCAGCGAGGCCGAGTGGATGGAGCTGTTCAACTGCAATGTGAAGAGCAGCGTCGGCATCGCGCAGATCGTTCGCCGCCGCCTGGGCGGCACGTGGCTGACCATCGTCGGCCCGCACCTCGACGAGCGCGGATTGCAGGTCCACCCGCAGCGCGGCGCAATCCGGGGTCTGGTCGAACACGCTCAGGACGAGGAATTGCGGATCAACCTCGTGTTGCCGGGGCGGGCGAGCACGGGGGAGGAGGCGCTCGACCGCCCGCTGGCGGACGCCGTGCTCGCCCTCGCCACCCCGGCCCTGCTGCACCTGCGCGGCACCGTGCTGGAGGTACCCCTACCCCCCGCGCCGAGGGTGCGTCCCCCCGACCCCGCCCTGCTCCTGTGA
- a CDS encoding NUDIX hydrolase: MTDDVKAAANGAGGQRRRRRRRNTRPGAAPGPGQVSSATAVPVPAAPQKRGQKRPLADPRIGVGCIVLRGDEILLVRERGRWSLPKGGLEAGELVQEGARRETYEETGLVVELRDLAFIVEFQAQTWGHHLQFFYTGREVGGTLQPRDPDRDVQEARFVPIRQLREFIRFRPRLVALETWLRERRPRHFVFNLDKEPAMLRKRRRVGVGPAVSEVPDDVGEEPDL; this comes from the coding sequence ATGACGGACGACGTGAAGGCCGCCGCGAACGGCGCCGGGGGCCAGCGGCGACGAAGGCGCAGGCGGAACACGCGGCCAGGGGCGGCGCCGGGCCCCGGGCAGGTGTCCTCCGCGACGGCCGTGCCCGTTCCCGCCGCTCCCCAGAAGCGTGGGCAGAAGCGGCCCCTCGCCGACCCCCGCATCGGGGTGGGCTGCATCGTGCTGCGGGGAGACGAGATTTTGCTCGTGCGCGAGCGGGGGCGCTGGTCGCTGCCCAAGGGCGGGCTGGAGGCGGGCGAACTCGTGCAGGAGGGCGCCCGGCGCGAAACCTATGAGGAGACCGGGCTCGTCGTGGAGTTGCGCGACCTCGCCTTCATCGTCGAGTTCCAGGCGCAGACCTGGGGCCATCACCTCCAGTTCTTCTACACGGGCCGGGAAGTCGGCGGCACGCTTCAGCCCCGCGACCCCGACCGCGACGTGCAGGAGGCCCGCTTCGTGCCCATCCGGCAGTTGCGCGAGTTCATCCGCTTCCGGCCCCGCCTCGTCGCGCTGGAGACGTGGCTGCGCGAGCGGCGGCCCCGGCACTTCGTCTTCAACCTCGACAAGGAACCCGCCATGCTGCGCAAACGGCGCCGGGTCGGGGTGGGTCCGGCCGTGTCCGAGGTCCCCGACGATGTGGGTGAGGAACCCGACCTGTAG
- the dnaB gene encoding replicative DNA helicase: MELTPRVPPHSNDAEISVLGSILLDNDTLAQLGDTVGPEMFYREGHRKIFAAMRVLQERGEPVDLVTLSEDLRVRGQLDEVGGLTYLIGLADQVPTAAYAEHYARIVQEKHTLRQLISASGKAMQLAYEAQLPLEDLLDRAEKLIFEVAEQKKAEGFQEMSEVVHDTFEYITLLHANKGIPDGVSSGFRDLDEQISGLQKGSLNVLAARPSMGKTAFALSIAQNVALRGEKTVAVFSLEMPSVQLALRMLCSEARVDMNRIRSGQLNERDFERLAHAAGRLAEAPMVIDDEPDLTLNGLRSKLRRIAAQHGQLGLVVIDYLQLMSGGKNNGGSDNRQQEISTISRGLKGLARELEVPIIVLSQLSRAVEQRPNHRPMLSDLRESGAIEQDADIVMFIYRDEYYNKETDQQGIAEIIIGKQRNGPVGTVKLQFHSAHVRFNDLAPEGV; the protein is encoded by the coding sequence GAGCATCCTGCTCGACAACGACACCCTCGCGCAATTGGGCGACACGGTTGGCCCCGAGATGTTTTACCGGGAGGGTCACCGCAAGATCTTCGCAGCGATGCGCGTCCTTCAGGAACGGGGCGAGCCGGTCGATCTGGTCACCCTCAGCGAGGACCTGCGGGTGCGCGGGCAGCTCGACGAGGTAGGCGGACTGACCTACCTGATCGGGCTGGCGGATCAGGTGCCCACCGCCGCCTACGCCGAGCACTACGCGCGGATCGTGCAGGAAAAGCACACGCTGCGGCAGCTCATCAGCGCGTCGGGCAAGGCGATGCAGCTCGCCTACGAGGCGCAGCTTCCCCTGGAAGACCTCCTCGACCGCGCCGAGAAACTGATCTTTGAGGTCGCCGAGCAGAAGAAGGCCGAGGGCTTTCAGGAGATGAGTGAGGTCGTCCACGACACCTTCGAGTACATCACCCTCCTGCACGCCAACAAGGGCATTCCCGACGGGGTGAGCAGCGGCTTTCGCGACCTCGACGAGCAGATCAGCGGCCTTCAGAAGGGGAGCCTGAACGTGCTGGCGGCCAGGCCCTCGATGGGAAAGACCGCGTTCGCCCTCTCCATCGCCCAGAACGTCGCCCTGCGCGGCGAGAAGACGGTGGCGGTCTTCAGCCTGGAGATGCCCAGCGTGCAGCTCGCCCTGCGGATGCTGTGCTCCGAGGCGCGGGTGGACATGAACCGCATCCGCAGCGGCCAGCTCAACGAGCGCGACTTCGAGCGGCTGGCCCACGCCGCGGGCCGTCTCGCCGAGGCCCCGATGGTCATCGACGACGAGCCGGACCTCACGCTCAACGGCCTTCGCAGCAAGCTCCGCCGCATCGCCGCGCAGCACGGGCAGCTCGGGCTCGTCGTGATCGACTACCTGCAACTCATGTCGGGCGGCAAGAACAACGGCGGCAGCGACAACCGGCAGCAGGAGATCAGCACGATCTCACGCGGTCTCAAGGGGCTGGCGCGTGAACTTGAAGTGCCGATCATCGTCCTCAGTCAGTTGAGCCGTGCGGTGGAGCAGAGACCGAATCATAGACCGATGCTCTCCGACTTGCGTGAATCGGGTGCGATTGAGCAGGACGCGGATATCGTCATGTTTATTTACAGGGACGAGTATTACAACAAGGAAACCGATCAACAGGGCATCGCGGAAATTATCATCGGGAAGCAGCGCAACGGGCCCGTCGGCACGGTGAAGTTGCAGTTCCACTCGGCCCACGTGCGCTTCAACGACCTCGCGCCGGAGGGCGTCTGA